The region TCCTGCTCGGGCCAGCGGCCGACCAGGTGGCCGGGCAGCACCACCCGCACGTCGGCGCCGCCGTTGCCGCCGCCGGCGCTGCTGCCGCCGCCGGCGCTGCTGCCGACGCCGGCGCTGCTGCCGACGCCGGCGCTGCCGCTGCCGCCGACACCGCTGTTGCCGCCGCCGGCGCTGCTGCCGCTGCCGTCGACGCCGCTGTCGTGGATGGCGGTGCTGCCGGCGCTGCCGTGGATGGCGATGCTGCCGCCGAGCAGCTCGACGATCTTGCGGCAGATGGCCAGCCCCATCCCGGTCCCGGCGCTGGTGGAGGGCCCGTCCAGCCGCTCGAAGACCCCGAACACGCGCTCGCGGTGCTCGGGCGGGATGCCCTTGCCGTCGTCGCGCACGGACAGCTCCAGCGCGCCGTCGGCGCGGGTCGCGGCCTCGATGGTCACGTTGACGTCGGGCCGGCCACCGTGGCGGACGGCGTTCTCGACCAGGTTGGTGAGCAGCTGGCGGAAGCTGACCGGGTTGCTGGCCACGACCGGCAGCCGACCCACGTGGAACCTGGCCGCCGGGTGGGCCACGACCGCCTCGTCGACGATGGTCCCGGCGAGCTCGGCGAGGTCGACCTCGCCGACGTCGCCGCCGAGCCGGCCCACCCGTGACAGGTCGATCAGGTCGTGGATGAGCCGCTGCATGTACAGGGTGCAGTCGGACATGCGCTGGACGTAGTGGTTGCCCTCCTCGCCGAGCACGTCGCCGTAGTCGACCCTCAGGTACTCGAGGTAGCCGAGCAGGGAGACCATGGGGCTCTTGAGGTCGTGCGAGGCGCTGTACATCAGGGTTTCGAGCTCGGCGTTGGTCCGCTCCAGCTCCCGGCTGGCTGCGGCAAGCGCGTCCTCGGCGCGCCTGCGCTCGGTGATGTCGCGGATCACGCCCGAGAACGCCAGGCCCTCGCTGGACCGCCACGCGCCGATCGACAGCTCGACCGGGAACTCGTGGCCGTCGCGGTGCAGCGCGACCAGCTCCACCACGCTGCCGGCCAGCTTGGAGTGGCCGCTCTGCCTGACCCTGGCCAGCCCCTCCTCGTGCAGCGCCCGCAGCCGCTCGGGAATGATCACCGTCAGCGGCCGGCCCAGCACCTCGTCGGCGGCCCAGCCGAACATCTGCTCGGCCCCCTGGTTCCACGAGCGCAGCCGCCCCTCGGCGTCGGCCGACACGATCGCGTCCATGGCCGCACCCGTCACGCCCCGGAACCGCTCCTCGGACGCCCGCAGCGCGTCCTCGGCGCGCCTGCGCTCGATGATCGGGCCGAGCTCGCCGGCCGCCCGTGCGATGCGCTGCAGGCGTCCCGGCTCCCCGACCCGCTCGTAGGCGACGAAGAACTCCAGGACTGCCACGAGCCCGGTCGGGGTCTTGACGGGGACCGCGATCGCCTCGCCGACCCCGCTCCGGCGCGCCGCGGCGCCCCGGTCGAACCGGTCCAGGTCGTCGGCGTCGCGGAGCAGGCACGGCTGGCCGGTCGTCCACACCCGGCCCGGGAGCCCGGCGCCGTACCCGAAGCGGAGCTGCTCGCTGTCGGCGCGGAGCTGGTCGAAGCCGTACCCTTTGGCATACCAGCCGGTGCTGCACACCAGGGCGCCGTCCACCGGCACCCAGGCCTGGCCCATCGCGCACCTGGTGAAGTGGCAGATCGTCTGGACCGCCGCGGTCAGCATCGCGTCGCTGTCGGCGGCCTCGCCCATGATCTTGAGCAGGAACTCGAAGAACCGGCGCTCATGCTCGGAGCGCATGGCCTCGGTCAGGTCCCGCACCACGGCGAGGGCGAGCTGGGGCCGTCCCCGGCCGTCGTGGACCGGCGACAGGTCCCATGCGCCCCAGACGAGCTGCTGGTTGTCGAGCCGCTGGCAGCGCGTGTCGACCAGGTGGCGGTCGAGTCTCTGGCCGAACACCGCCGCCAGCGCGCCGCGGGCGAGCTCGGCGTCGGGCGGGTAGGCGAGCGACCCGAGCGACCGGCCGCGGAGCCCTCCGCTGCCGCACCCGAGCAGCTCCTCGAGCCTGCGGTTGGCGGCGACGACCCAGCCGTTCGGGTCGAGCACGCACGCCGGCAACGGCGCCTGCTCGACGATCGCGATCGACCGGACGTCGCTTGGGGGCACCCGCCACCTGGAGCGCCGCCCTCGCCCAGCGCGCCCACCCATCCACATCGCCATCCCCCCCCACGCCTCCGGACCCGGCCACCCTCCGTGGGTCAGAGGTCCGGATACCGCTAATTGGGCGTCCTTATAGCATCGCGCCGATCGCATGGCGAAACGGCGGGAACGCCCGTCGGCGCCACTCCCGGCGATCTTGACCGCCCGGCACGAAGCCGGCGCCCCGGAAACCGGCCGGCACAGGGCTCGACGCTGCGCGCCGAGCCGGGACCGCGACCGGATCCTCCGCCTGGATGAAGGATGAGTAAGGGGAGTGATGCGGCCTGGGTTAGACGTCTAACCCAGGCCTTCGGCTATCGGAGGGTCTTGGCCCACCGGTCGAGTTCCCCGGTGAGCTGGACGATGATCC is a window of Actinomycetes bacterium DNA encoding:
- a CDS encoding PAS domain S-box protein, which translates into the protein MPPSDVRSIAIVEQAPLPACVLDPNGWVVAANRRLEELLGCGSGGLRGRSLGSLAYPPDAELARGALAAVFGQRLDRHLVDTRCQRLDNQQLVWGAWDLSPVHDGRGRPQLALAVVRDLTEAMRSEHERRFFEFLLKIMGEAADSDAMLTAAVQTICHFTRCAMGQAWVPVDGALVCSTGWYAKGYGFDQLRADSEQLRFGYGAGLPGRVWTTGQPCLLRDADDLDRFDRGAAARRSGVGEAIAVPVKTPTGLVAVLEFFVAYERVGEPGRLQRIARAAGELGPIIERRRAEDALRASEERFRGVTGAAMDAIVSADAEGRLRSWNQGAEQMFGWAADEVLGRPLTVIIPERLRALHEEGLARVRQSGHSKLAGSVVELVALHRDGHEFPVELSIGAWRSSEGLAFSGVIRDITERRRAEDALAAASRELERTNAELETLMYSASHDLKSPMVSLLGYLEYLRVDYGDVLGEEGNHYVQRMSDCTLYMQRLIHDLIDLSRVGRLGGDVGEVDLAELAGTIVDEAVVAHPAARFHVGRLPVVASNPVSFRQLLTNLVENAVRHGGRPDVNVTIEAATRADGALELSVRDDGKGIPPEHRERVFGVFERLDGPSTSAGTGMGLAICRKIVELLGGSIAIHGSAGSTAIHDSGVDGSGSSAGGGNSGVGGSGSAGVGSSAGVGSSAGGGSSAGGGNGGADVRVVLPGHLVGRWPEQDRNLALHDRGALV